The DNA window ATGGTACGACATGAAAAGAGTTTCTCGCGTATCAAGGGTAGAAATTTGTTTGATGTCGCCCGCGCTTAATTCAAAATCAAAGATGTCAAAGTTTTCGACAATCCGCTCCTTGTGTACCGATTTTGGAATAACAACGATCCCACGTTGGACAAGCCAGCGCAATTTAACTTTTCAATAAATTGAATTGGGCGTTTTTACATTTTTATTCTACATATTATGTTGCAGAGTCAAAAGAGCTGAGGCGAAAATTCAGCATATTTTTTGCTGCATTAGTTATCGTTACTGTCTTTATTTTTTTCTTTATACACCTTATAAAACTTGATGAAAAAAATGAGGAATATCCAAGGGAGAATGTAGGTTGTAATAAATTTAAATAATATAATGACCTCGCTGTCCGTCCTTAAGAAATAAAGCAATGCTATGATAAAAAATACGCCCAAAATAGTGGAGACTATTGAATAATACATATTCTTCATAAGTAGGACCTCCATTTCTTCAGCTAATTAAAGCATTTCTCCATAAGGGGTTTAATCCCTTTTTTAATTCCAAATCACCCAAAATTTATTCCTACTTTGTCTAATCTAGGAGAAATCAATGACTAGAGTCACTTGTCCACATATTTCTATAGTGAGAAGATAAAATAGCGGTTTGGAAATACCCACCCTCTATTTTAATTTTAACCATAATCTTAGTTCTAGCTAAATTCAGAAAGGAGTGGGGAATATGTCTAGAATGCACTCTAAACAAACTAACTTACTAATTATCTTGTCACCACTTGTCATTATTCTATGTGGCTTTATCATAGCAACACTATTTACTCCTATCTTAGGGGGCTGGAGTTGGGTACCTTTAGCCATTACCTACTGGACTCTAATGGCTACTATGGTAATACGTTTTGGCGGAAAAAAAGCATTAATGACTTGGTTCAGTAGACCAATCGGAAAGAAAAGCTGGCTTCTTATAGGAATCTTTATTGGCTTTATACCTATATTAGGGATTTTAATGTTCAATATTGAGCTACTAGCCCAATACCCTTGGCTAACACTCTTTTGGTTATTATTTGCCTTCATTAATCCTTGGTTTGAGCAAAGCTACTGGCGAGGTCTACTATTAGATGCTGGTGGGAAGTGGCCTCAATGGCTAATCATTTCCTATTCCACTGTTTTGTTTGCCCTGAGTCATCCCATCATGTGGGGTGTTTTTTCAATCGGAAATCGCTCCTATGAATCATTTGCTGCCCTTCTATTGATGGGTGTCGTCTGGTGTCTCATTCGCATAAAAACCAAAAGCTTACGTTGGTCTTTACTCTCTCATGTTTTAGTAGATATAGGGAATATGTCTATATTCGTCTTTATGAATATTTACATCCCTCCTCAGCATTTTTAGAAATTGATCCCCTCGAATTTTATCTAGAAATCAGTGAGTAGCTTTTTGTGCCCTTCTATATTCTTAGAAGGGCTTTTTTGCGTCTGGCAATGACTTAAGTCTGTAGGAAATACATAAATGACTTCTAAATAAGGGTTAATTACTTAGTATATAAAAATTTAAAGGATTATTACTTGAATGGAACTTAATAACTTACCTTGAAAGAGGACTTGACTTTAATTGATTATATACTTAGTATATAATAGTCAACGTAAGAAATAGGAGGAACAGATAAAATGATTAAAGTCAGTGATCTAAAGAAAGAGTTTATACAAGGACAAGAAAGAACAGAAGTGTTAAAAGGTGTTGATTTGACCATCGAAGAAGGAGAATTCGTAGCGATTATGGGGCCAAGTGGTTCTGGAAAAAGTACATTACTCCAGCTTCTAGGTGGCCTTGATGTACCTACGGCAGGTAATATAGTAATCAACCAGCAACAGTTAGCTCAGATGAAGGAAAAGGAAAGAACGATATTCCGTAGAAAATATATAGGGTTTATTTTTCAAAACTATCAGCTCCTACCCACGTTAACGGTAGAGGAGAATGTAGCTTTTCCTTTGCATGCCGATGGGAGCCTGACCAAAGAGAAGAATCAGATGATTTTAGAATTACTAGATTCTGTTGGACTAAAAGGACTTGGTCGAAAGAGAGCTAATTTGTTAAGTGGTGGTCAGCAACAACGGGTAGCTATTGCTAGGGCGCTAGTTAATAATCCTGCTGTTCTATTGGCCGATGAGCCAACAGGGAATTTAGATCGAAATAAAGCGGAAGAAATCCTCGTTCTCATGTCCAAATTTAACAGAGAAAACAAACAAACAACAATTATGGTTACACATGATATGTTCGCAGCTGGGTTTGCTGATCGAATCATTCTTTTTAAAGATGGGGTCATTGATCAAGTGATAGCTAGAAAGGATAATGATTATGCTCAATATGTGGCGAATTTCATGGCGTAGTATCACTCAAAATAAAAAGAGGTTTGTCCTTTCGTTACTCGGTATGATCATTGGTATATCCTTTATAACAGCTATGCTGATTGCCGATAGAACAACGAATGATGTTTTCGATTATTATGAACAGATGTATGTGGGTAATGCAGATTACTGGGTTCTAAGTGATACCCATACATACTCTGAAGAGACGCTTTCGTCAATCAAGAATAGTCCAGCAGTCATGGAAGCCCTGCTTGCGCTTGATAAACAAGCTTTCTTTGAGCTTGAGGGGGATCAATCCCTGAATCAAAGGTCTGTACGAATTACAGGTGTGAATGATCAAAA is part of the Bacillus horti genome and encodes:
- a CDS encoding CPBP family intramembrane glutamic endopeptidase, giving the protein MSRMHSKQTNLLIILSPLVIILCGFIIATLFTPILGGWSWVPLAITYWTLMATMVIRFGGKKALMTWFSRPIGKKSWLLIGIFIGFIPILGILMFNIELLAQYPWLTLFWLLFAFINPWFEQSYWRGLLLDAGGKWPQWLIISYSTVLFALSHPIMWGVFSIGNRSYESFAALLLMGVVWCLIRIKTKSLRWSLLSHVLVDIGNMSIFVFMNIYIPPQHF
- a CDS encoding ABC transporter ATP-binding protein; amino-acid sequence: MIKVSDLKKEFIQGQERTEVLKGVDLTIEEGEFVAIMGPSGSGKSTLLQLLGGLDVPTAGNIVINQQQLAQMKEKERTIFRRKYIGFIFQNYQLLPTLTVEENVAFPLHADGSLTKEKNQMILELLDSVGLKGLGRKRANLLSGGQQQRVAIARALVNNPAVLLADEPTGNLDRNKAEEILVLMSKFNRENKQTTIMVTHDMFAAGFADRIILFKDGVIDQVIARKDNDYAQYVANFMA